CGAGTTAACAGATggtcatatttaattttttgcattAGAATCGCGCTAAAAGTATCTCTCATATTTATCTGTTCCTCATCTTCAGCTGCTTCGGCTTTCTTCGGTAATTGCACTCTCTTGTCGTGCAGCAATTGCCAATTTGAGTGCAATtaccaattttctttcttgtgcGCCATCCACAAGACGTCGAGGGAGATAGATTGGATTTGTGACTAAGCAGTAAGCAGTCCTTTACCAACGCCCTACATAATTCCTCCTCTCCTGAAGAGGGCTTAGTTCCTAGGCCTTGACCCTTTGGAAATAGACTCAATTTTCCATTATTACTTTTCTATTCCTTAGGTTGTTTGGTTTTCATCAAAGATGCCACTAGGTCTAAGTAAGCCGGCCGTGTGAGGTCTAATCTTTGAAAGCATCTTACCAAAAAGGGTTTTTTGATTTGATAAATTCCATACATTTTATTATCCATGCCTACTTTTCCCGCAGGATTTTCTGGTGTttgatttacaaaaaataaaaaaaaaaataaaaaaaaataaaaaaaatttagtcaaagaaaatatttttcaccaatgaaaagaatatcttcaaagtgaaaaataatttcccctTTCTTAAGaggggaaatcattttccccatcTCTCCTCCATGCACTTGTTggcgtttcttttctttttaaatatttaaaaaacctaattttttaataatttcttatttttaatatgtttgtttttgttcttttcttttctttttcctctagcGATTGACAATGCCAGCCATAGGTGAGGGACATGCCTCGCCAACCTTGGGCGAGGTGGAGCTTAGCCGTGGCCTACGAGCTCAAGCCTTGCTAGCAcctcgcttgaggccggcgagggtcgagCTCGACCTCACTAGATTGGGCGTTGCCGGTCTTGGCCAAGCTCGCCCTTGGCccgtaaaaagacaaaaagaaaaaaaaaataaaaatattgatgttttggtaattttctttagaaaaatcacTCGGACTTTTCATATCAATTTATACCAAACGGTGGAAAATATATTCCTATTTattttaaagttgtagccaaataccgaaaaatattgcCATTATCTTGAAGAATGActttgaataatattttgagTAGCGCTTTTTTCGCTCCCTCTTTGGCTACCACACTCCCTAAGTTAGCGTTTTGACAATAATATCCGTTGTGGGTCCTATCTTTTAGTACATCATACCCACTAACAAATTATTAAATTCCAACGTGGACCCTAttttgtgtttacttttttctttttctttttcctttttcttccctatctctctcttctctttctttgcaTGTTGATCATTTTCTTCCTTGCTACCTTCTTCATGTCCTCCACCGCACCTCTGACCCTAAACACTTCATTGGCTGCATTGTTCTCTCACTTCTCCACCTCGTCACTCCTCGCCACCTCGATTTGTCGTCATTGAGACCTACTCGACTATTGTCTACTCCGTCGTGAAGAGGTGGCGTTTTCACCTTAAGAGCATCATCAAGTTGGTTGCTTctttctcatttctctctctgtctctcaagTTCCTTAACTTCATCATAATTAGTTggatcttcatcttcaaaatcaTTTAGGCACACGGTGGAGTCGAGCTACGCCTTGTTGATCTTGTGCCCCTTTGTGGAGGAGAAGACAATGGTCAAGAAGGTCTTGATGACGTCGGGTCGAGGCCGCGAAGAGTGGCAAGATGGAGAAGCAAGCAAACGGTGCAACTAATGGAGCCTTTGGGTCGGAGGCGCGACGGAGGACCCACTTAAAGAAGGTAGTGAGGAAGAAAACAAGGAACACGCAAAGAGAAAGAtagtgaagaaaaagaaaaaaacaagatagTAAACACAAAATGGACTCATGTTTGAATTTAGTAATCTATTAATGGGTATGATATATTAAAAGGTGGGAACCACAAAGGATATTGTTGTGAAAACACTAATTCAAGGAGTGTGATAGCAAAAAAGGGAGTGGAAAAAGCTCCacccaatattttttagaaatgtctcattttttgggaaacaaaTGAAGGCTAAAACTATAAAGGAAATGAGTGAAACCATATGATGGTATTATTTATTGGTCAATCTCATTCAAAGTACATTATTTATAAGCACGGTTATAATGCAAAAAACTCtttacacatttatttttggatggtcaaaatttaattttggaacaaaaaattataaaaaaaatctaaatttattataattgtgttaatttaatcctaaatatatcaattgtgttaatttagtcctaaatcattttcatattttttaaattttggccaaaagacATGGACACCAACTGTTCTATGTAGCACGCTCGAAGGCGAcatgattttttaaaacaaaaattattaattttttttctctttttttttttatattttttttatcgttaAAGGCTGGCAAGATACCGCCAACCATTGGTCGAGGCCCACGACCCTCGACCAATAGTCGGTGAGGACTACGACCCTCGCCGGCGATCGGGGAAGGCTCACGGGCCCTTGCCCAATGGCCGACGATCGGccactttaaaaaataaaaaaaatgaaaaaaatgaacctTTGTTGCccaactcttttctttttgccttagAAGAATGCTCTTGATAGTGATGTCTTGTCGGATCTTGACTTACTGTACTATGAAATTATAGATGTATATGAAAATGTAGTAATAAGAATGAGAGGTGTTAAACTTTTTATCATTCCCGCGTCAAGCTATTTTAAGCCTTGGCTAAACCTTGAAAATCTTAATGCCATAATGCCTTTCATAACCTCCTAGCCATTATCCTATTGCAACAATTCTTGccaaaaattaaacaaattaaagaaatttcacGTTAATGTTGGTCCTACCACATAGATAGGTCGGTATCATTTTCAACAATTTCTTATCAAAGTTGGCCGTATgagctcaattggcaaaatgtaaaaatgcttatgaccgaattgacaaaacttaaaagtttagtattttttggtaactttcccATATAGGTAAAATTGGAAAGTTGTTTTGATACTGGTAGTGAaactaataaaaattcaaaaattcttgGTTAAACATATGCAATTGGGTAAACTTATGCCCTGCCATCTAGAGTATAGCGTCACGGGATAAGCATAAGAAAGAGTTGGCTTTCCGGTCCAAAGTATAGTATTACAAAGTAAAGCCGCGAGTTTtcaaatcatcttttttttttttatatgatctTTCTTAGACATTTCACTATGTTCAAAGTCTAATGTCGAGCTAATAATTCACACCTCATTTTTTCTATTTGGGATCAAATCCCAGCATCGTGCCCCTCTTTTAGGTTCCATTTATTTTacggaaaatgaataattttaaaaatattttcttataaacatttgtattgcttacaaaaataaataaaccaaaagtattttcatcatccagAAAAAATGTTCGGGCATAAATTATTGtccataatgaaaataattttaattaatcaattattttaagtgatagaAACGATCATTTCTTAggaaaatattctccaaattatttattttttgcaaaataaatagagccttaatttattgaatttaGCCATTGCATCAAATTGGATTCTAGAGCACCGTAGAAGAATTTTTGGAGCATGCTAAAAGACGGCTTGCGCTTGTCTTCATTTAACTAGATTTTTGCTCGTGTATTTATCATATGATTTTAAatctcttttattattataattgaGGTAAAGCAATTGATAAAAGCACTGGTAAAGGGGAAAATATATGTATacaatcataaacctattgaattgggaataattcaatcttaaactctttaattatattaatttagtcctaaatattttaaagaaTTTGTGTTAATGTAGTTCATCGAACCAATTTTGGTAGAAAATTACTGATATGGACACCGgccatcttatgtggcattaTCGAtcttgacgtggatattttttaattttttttaaattcgtttaaatttttttggatttgtttttcctttttcttcatttttgtcttcttttctctcccAACCGTGGGTTGGCATTCGAGAGCTCACCTAGATCTAGCGAGAACCGTGATGCCCTCGATCGCTagagttgtaaaaaaaaggatgaaaaaaaagatattgaaaaattccataaaaagaattaaaaaattgtaTGGGACAATCGGCGTCTATATCTGTTATTTTCGGTAAAAATTGGTCAGTTTGACTACATTGAcgcaattacaaaaaattctaagactaaattagtcaaattaaaaggtttatgattgaatttgtatcaatgcaatatatttaaaacttttttttgtactttttccatTGGTAAAGTTAATGACCATGTGTGTCCCATCCCAACCCTTAGATATTCAATTTCGAAATCGagaacaacttttggaaaacACCAAAATGGAAaggtagaaaaatgaaaagacaaaacaaagaataactattgtaaagaaagaaaaaagggaaaaggaaaatgccaaAAGGGTAGTCTCGGGAATTCACAGCTTAGCTTCCTTCCATTTAAGATAAAAACCCTAATCCGAACTCGCCGTATAAAAACTGAGTCGATAAGCAGCGCCCATTCCTCTGGTCTGATATCTTCGCAGCCGACGCAGCACCAAAGATCGTCCTCAAAGCCCTAAGCACTCGAGCTCTCGACTCGACAAATTTTGCAGCTATGGTGAGCAAAGATGTCCTgtatatctctctcttctcgttgAGTAAGAGATCTGCACAACGAAGCATGATCCTGAGGTTTCCATTGATTTGCGGGGACTTCTGTATCTTGAATCCTGCGTCCATATGGTCTGACCGAGAGATGAGATCACGCCTGTGGATAGATCTAGAGCTCGGCTTCTGGGTGTTGCGTGAATTCCCTTAAATTGTGCTTGATATAGCCATGTTCACTTAGTGGAAAAGGTTGGAGCTTGTGAGCCTGTGGCGGCGCCGCCTCTTTGTGCCTCTCAAAATGTTGAAGATTCGGCCCGTCCTTCTTCGATTAGATCTATTCCTGTTCAAGATTTTGTTTATCCGATTTTGAAGTTTCGAACTGGGCGGATCTTAGCTCACCCTTTTTTTAACTAGCCCATTTTCTTCGAGGCTAGTAGCTCGTGGGCAGTTCAAGCTGTACTGGCTCCATCCATTGTAGCGTTTGTTAAAATGGTTTGTTCAGGAGATGATATATGTCGTGTGATTTGTTTCCATTGTTCTTTCGTTGGCTCTTACGTTTTTAGGATGTTACTCGAACTTGCTGCCTGTAATCTTTTTGTGTTCATGTTTTGGTCATTTGATTGGAATTCCATTAATGATAATTCGCCTATTTGTCTTTTTACCCTGTTTTAGTCGAAAAGGAAGGTTAGAGAGCCGAAGGAAGAAAACGTCACCCTTGGTCCTGCCGTTAGAGAGGGAGAGTATGTCTTTGGCGTGGCTCACATCTTTGCCTCCTTTAATGACACATTCATTGTAAGTGTATTGTGGTTGATTTAGTTTATAAGTTTGTTTGTCCCTTTGTACACCCTTGATTGGAATTTGGTTTTCTTGCTTGAACTTCAGCATGTGACTGATTTATCTGGTAGAGAGACCCTCGTCCGTATTACTGGTAAGCAAATAATGATTATACTGTTTAATTTTGGATCCTGTGCAAATCGCCTTtcgttttttcgtttttttgttttttttggttgtaTGCACGCTGAGTAGGATGTCGAACAATCGAAATCCCTTGTAGGCACAATGATTCATTTCACGTTGTGAGAAGcaaagaaaatgtttagacCAGTTAGGAGTATGGTGAGTCCTGATTTCGCCTCATTTGGTCGTTACATTTTGCTGCATCAAAATTTTCGCAACTGTTATTTTATGTACAAATGGACTGACATATAGAAAGCTTAGAGTTGGTAAAGTAAGCTGTGGATAATGTAGTTgtggaaaggaaaaggaaaagaacacaaATAAAAGATGGAAGTGGTTGCTTAGGCAAAATTAGGTGATCTAAAAAGTCTTTTCAATAGATAATTCATCACGGAAAATTGTAGCCAAATTACAGCGGCTTCCTACTGTTACAAGCTGAAAGATAGAAACTTGGAATCATAAAACAGTATGCATTCTAGACTAGAATACAGTATCCAATCCGAGACTAAGTCCTCTATGATATAACACTTACAGCTTTTTGCCTAATTCTGTTCTCATTTGTTTTATGTTGTCTCTTTGAGTTGAAATGGATGTTCGGGCTCCTAGTCTAATGTGATCATTGAAGAAGAGATGCGCACCCATTAGGAATTTTAGGAGGACAAGCTTGGTTTACTGTAGCTATATTGAGGGATTAACTTTGGGCAAATGATCTATTGCCTATtccttttttggaagttttcatgtttgcattaaaaaattttgactgCTGTATAATAGCTGTTTAAATTTTCATACAACAGGAGGTATGAAGGTTAAAGCTGATAGAGATGAGTCTTCTCCATATGCTGCGATGCTTGCTGCCCAGGACGTTGCCCAAAGATGCAAGGtttcttctcatttctgttAAAATATCCTGAAAGATTCCCCCATTTACGTAAAAATGTTTCCTGGAGACAGCATGCAtgcattctctctctttgctctctctctctctctctcagagtattcccatgcaccctcGTACTTTAGAGTCATTCTTCTACTTGTAggttttctcttctaatttttctttgagagGCTCCTGTTTGAGTCGATACACTGAACTACATTTTCCTAAGTTTTGTTGTAATTGTTTATTTCCTTGGATATAGGAGCTTGGCGTCACGGCCCTTCATATTAAGCTCCGTGCAACTGGCGGGAACAAGACAAAAACTCCTGGTCCTGGCGCCCAGTCTGCTCTTCGAGCCTTGGCTCGTTCTGGAATGAAAATTGGTCGCATAGGTAAGTCATTATCTTGATAATGTATTCAAAACGATGGCAACTGTTTTTGTACTTGGGTGATGGAAAATCTCAGCTATTTGGTCAAATTCGATAATCACAGTGGTATCACAGTGGTA
The sequence above is drawn from the Rhodamnia argentea isolate NSW1041297 chromosome 9, ASM2092103v1, whole genome shotgun sequence genome and encodes:
- the LOC115756002 gene encoding 40S ribosomal protein S14-3 produces the protein MSKRKVREPKEENVTLGPAVREGEYVFGVAHIFASFNDTFIHVTDLSGRETLVRITGGMKVKADRDESSPYAAMLAAQDVAQRCKELGVTALHIKLRATGGNKTKTPGPGAQSALRALARSGMKIGRIEDVTPIPTDSTRRKGGRRGRRL